A single window of Desulfobacterales bacterium DNA harbors:
- a CDS encoding (Fe-S)-binding protein, producing the protein MMTGAIPRKHWMDTPVTFKPGNYCYPAKKSIVEYLDKNLKGHLFGVPREWEVESDDWKLPDNWEQIIFEGMRARLDKFRSFKIFMDCCVRCGACADKCHFFLGTGDPKNMPVLRAELIRSVYRNDFTKFGKVLGRVANARPMTFAVLKEWFMYFYQCTECRRCSVFCPYGIDTAEITMMARELLHLVGVGTNWILEPAANSNRTGNHLGLQPHTFKENAEYLIDDVEEATGIRIKSLNFNRKGAEILFVIPSADVFADPGIFTFMGYLLLFDHIGLDYTISTYASEGGNFGSFTNNELMKKLNGKMFAEADRLGVKWILGGECGHMWRVVHQYMDTMNHELQGSKMEVPVSPITGTRFDNAASLKMVHISEFTADLIKHNKLKLDPSRNDNRIVTFHDSCNPARGMGLIDEPRYILKNVCNNFYEMPENCIREQTFCCGSGTGLNTGEIMELRMRGGLPRANAVKYVEERFGVNMLSCVCAIDRATLLALMQYWNPNVGVCGVSELVGNALIMDGEKERETDLRFEPLPGMEG; encoded by the coding sequence ATGATGACCGGGGCCATCCCCAGGAAGCACTGGATGGACACCCCGGTGACCTTCAAGCCGGGTAATTACTGCTACCCCGCCAAGAAGAGCATCGTTGAGTATCTCGACAAGAACCTGAAGGGACACCTCTTCGGCGTACCCCGGGAGTGGGAGGTCGAGAGCGACGATTGGAAGCTCCCGGACAACTGGGAGCAGATAATCTTTGAGGGGATGCGGGCCCGGCTGGACAAGTTCCGTTCCTTTAAGATCTTCATGGATTGTTGTGTCCGGTGCGGCGCCTGCGCTGACAAGTGTCACTTCTTCCTTGGCACCGGCGATCCCAAGAACATGCCGGTGCTCCGCGCCGAACTGATCCGCTCGGTGTACCGCAACGACTTTACCAAGTTCGGCAAGGTTCTCGGCCGGGTCGCCAATGCCCGGCCGATGACCTTCGCGGTATTGAAAGAGTGGTTCATGTACTTCTATCAATGCACCGAATGTCGGCGCTGCTCGGTGTTCTGCCCCTATGGCATTGATACCGCCGAGATCACCATGATGGCCAGGGAATTGCTCCATCTGGTCGGGGTCGGAACCAACTGGATCCTGGAGCCGGCCGCCAACTCCAACCGGACCGGCAACCACCTGGGCCTGCAGCCCCACACCTTTAAGGAGAACGCCGAGTACCTGATCGATGATGTCGAGGAGGCAACCGGAATTCGTATCAAGAGCCTGAACTTCAATCGCAAGGGCGCTGAAATCCTTTTTGTCATCCCCTCGGCCGACGTGTTTGCCGATCCGGGCATCTTCACCTTCATGGGCTATCTGCTCCTGTTCGATCATATCGGCCTGGATTACACCATCAGCACCTATGCCTCCGAGGGCGGTAACTTCGGCTCGTTCACCAACAACGAATTGATGAAGAAACTGAACGGCAAAATGTTTGCCGAGGCCGACCGGCTCGGCGTCAAGTGGATCCTCGGCGGCGAGTGCGGCCATATGTGGCGGGTTGTCCATCAGTACATGGATACCATGAACCACGAACTCCAGGGATCCAAGATGGAGGTGCCGGTGTCGCCGATTACCGGGACCCGTTTTGACAACGCCGCCTCCCTGAAAATGGTCCACATCAGCGAGTTCACCGCCGATCTGATCAAGCATAACAAGCTCAAGCTCGATCCGAGCCGCAACGATAACCGGATCGTCACCTTCCATGACTCCTGCAACCCGGCCCGGGGCATGGGCCTTATTGATGAGCCCCGCTACATTCTGAAGAATGTCTGCAATAATTTCTATGAGATGCCGGAAAATTGCATCCGCGAGCAGACCTTCTGCTGCGGCAGCGGCACCGGGCTGAATACCGGCGAGATCATGGAGCTGCGGATGCGGGGCGGCCTGCCGCGGGCCAATGCGGTCAAATACGTGGAAGAGAGGTTCGGGGTCAACATGCTCTCCTGTGTCTGCGCCATCGACCGGGCCACGCTTCTCGCCCTGATGCAGTACTGGAACCCCAATGTCGGGGTGTGCGGGGTGTCCGAACTGGTGGGCAACGCACTGATTATGGATGGCGAAAAAGAGCGCGAGACCGATCTGCGCTTTGAACCTCTGCCAGGGATGGAGGGCTGA
- a CDS encoding 4Fe-4S dicluster domain-containing protein, with protein MDMKRRDFLKIAGISTIAGIGAPAALQVLLKGEVPASSFASGGAEEETGHGVAAPVGRRYGFVIDTRVFAKDQGLAQKCINACHRIHNVPDFRNKKDEIKWIWETGYANAFTSKSHNLRSDEVHHRKYMVLCNHCDNPPCVRACPTKATFKRPDGIVAMDYHRCIGCRFCMAACPYGSRSFNWRDPRGKDDKTGRYFIERKHLNKDFPTRMRGVVEKCNLCVERLAKGKMPKCVEEAGNSGAMIFGDLNDPHSEIRKVLASTFTIQRKPELGTKPSIFYIV; from the coding sequence ATGGACATGAAGAGAAGGGATTTTCTAAAGATCGCCGGGATTTCGACCATCGCGGGCATTGGCGCTCCTGCTGCTCTCCAGGTATTACTGAAAGGGGAGGTGCCCGCTTCTTCCTTTGCTTCGGGAGGAGCTGAAGAAGAGACCGGCCACGGAGTTGCGGCCCCTGTCGGCAGGCGGTATGGATTCGTGATTGACACCCGGGTATTTGCCAAAGACCAGGGGCTGGCGCAGAAATGCATCAATGCCTGCCACCGGATCCACAATGTTCCTGACTTCCGGAATAAAAAGGATGAGATCAAGTGGATCTGGGAGACCGGCTATGCCAATGCCTTTACCAGCAAGAGCCATAACCTGCGCAGCGATGAGGTGCATCACAGAAAATATATGGTGTTGTGCAATCACTGCGACAACCCCCCCTGCGTCCGGGCCTGTCCGACCAAGGCCACTTTTAAACGGCCCGACGGAATTGTTGCCATGGACTACCATCGGTGCATCGGCTGCCGGTTCTGCATGGCCGCCTGTCCGTACGGTTCGCGGAGTTTCAACTGGCGCGACCCGCGGGGTAAGGATGACAAGACCGGCCGTTACTTCATCGAACGTAAGCATCTGAACAAGGATTTCCCGACCCGGATGCGCGGGGTGGTCGAGAAATGCAACCTCTGCGTGGAGCGGCTGGCCAAGGGGAAGATGCCCAAATGCGTTGAAGAAGCCGGGAACAGCGGCGCCATGATCTTCGGTGATCTGAATGATCCCCATTCCGAAATCAGAAAGGTGCTGGCCTCGACTTTCACCATTCAGCGGAAACCGGAACTGGGTACCAAACCCTCGATCTTTTACATAGTGTGA
- the dsrJ gene encoding sulfate reduction electron transfer complex DsrMKJOP subunit DsrJ: protein MYDGGKIVPGLIIFVGLMTFPLWYNSGNAGPAPKLEKPAGKTACVKDTHFMRTSHMVLLNQWRDTVLRDGDRTEVTAAGEKYEKSLMLGCMKCHSDKKKFCDECHQYAAVKPYCWDCHFPPKENL, encoded by the coding sequence ATGTACGATGGAGGAAAAATTGTTCCCGGGCTCATTATCTTTGTCGGCCTGATGACTTTCCCGCTTTGGTACAATTCCGGTAATGCCGGCCCTGCACCGAAACTGGAAAAACCGGCCGGGAAAACGGCATGCGTCAAGGATACCCACTTCATGCGCACCAGCCACATGGTGCTGCTCAACCAGTGGCGGGACACGGTCCTGCGCGACGGCGACCGCACCGAGGTTACCGCGGCCGGCGAGAAGTATGAAAAAAGCCTGATGCTGGGCTGCATGAAGTGCCATAGTGATAAGAAGAAATTCTGTGATGAGTGTCATCAATATGCAGCAGTAAAACCTTATTGCTGGGATTGCCACTTCCCGCCTAAGGAGAACTTGTAA